One stretch of Oculatellaceae cyanobacterium DNA includes these proteins:
- a CDS encoding TIGR04283 family arsenosugar biosynthesis glycosyltransferase, with product MSGVSIIIPTLNEASSLGRTLRQLSLLQPSALEVLIVDGGSTDETVTLAQSYEVQVLSCDRSGRSVQMNHGAKSATGDILCFLHADTCVPDDLIAVIEQTLTDSTVACGGFISLMSGQHTTRWGISLHNYLKTYYAPLIFRPHLFFKGLRLLFGDQVMFCRRADFWDCGGFDEALPIMEDGDLCLRLVKKGKIRLVNRIVQSSDRRVVRWGSWKATAIYLYVGCLWGIGVSTTYLKRFYEDIR from the coding sequence ATGTCTGGTGTGTCGATCATCATTCCCACTTTGAATGAGGCAAGCAGTTTAGGGCGTACATTGCGCCAACTGAGTTTACTACAACCATCTGCTTTAGAGGTGTTGATAGTAGATGGGGGCAGTACAGATGAAACGGTGACACTAGCACAATCTTACGAGGTGCAGGTATTGTCATGCGATCGCTCTGGGCGATCTGTCCAGATGAATCACGGTGCAAAATCCGCAACTGGCGACATTCTTTGTTTTCTTCATGCTGACACTTGCGTACCAGATGACTTAATCGCGGTGATTGAGCAAACCTTGACAGACTCCACCGTTGCTTGTGGAGGGTTTATCTCGCTGATGTCAGGACAACATACTACCCGTTGGGGCATCTCGCTACACAATTACCTCAAAACTTACTATGCACCCCTAATATTTAGACCCCATCTGTTTTTTAAGGGATTACGCCTCTTATTTGGGGATCAAGTAATGTTTTGTCGTCGGGCGGACTTTTGGGACTGCGGCGGTTTTGATGAAGCGTTGCCGATTATGGAAGATGGGGATTTATGCCTGCGCTTAGTTAAAAAAGGGAAAATCCGTCTAGTAAACCGCATTGTTCAAAGTTCGGATCGTCGGGTTGTCCGTTGGGGAAGTTGGAAAGCAACAGCTATTTACCTATATGTTGGTTGTCTATGGGGAATTGGGGTTTCTACAACTTACTTGAAACGCTTTTATGAAGATATCCGTTGA
- a CDS encoding amino acid adenylation domain-containing protein, translated as MNQKKNQSFYPLSQGQKALWFLYQTSPKSLAYNIFNTIEIKSSLNIELFKSTWQLIINRHPILRTTYTNYEGEPVQQIQDHKEVNIKILDANSWSNSFLEEQILFEVDRPFDLEKGSIYRIVLFKCNSRKHILLLAMHHIAGDMRSFDILINEFKILYGSETDSDLNKNLDYREYGLWQTELLRSFRGEELEKYWQKKLKYTSKNLEIPIDKPRPLVQTYNGKSHFYKPTEKLILDIQALAKAEKVTVYTILVSALQILLYRYSSQEDIILGIPMDNRTEEQFHQTVGYFANPVVLASNFSEDLIVKELIIQNRLAILEAKTYKAYPFPLLVQKLAPERDLNHSPIFQFSCSSQKQRWCEPVNNSLIEETKLQMEPYILGHQRGAAFDLDMMVIQAGEIIQICWQYNSDLFHATTIARMVEHFQTLLEAIVANPEQKVSQLPLLTAAEQHQLLVAWNDTKIEYPEDAFIHHLFAEQVSRSPSAVAVVFQGEKLTYRELNAKANKLAHYLQKLGVEPEILVGICMERSLEMLVGLLAILKAGGAYVPLDPRYPQERLAHMLEDSQVSVLLSQEKFVAQISEHQAHIVCLDTNWNEIDQESPDEPVSSVKPDNLAYILYTSGSTGKPKGVQICHQSLTNFLNSMRLKPGITDKDTLLAVTTISFDIAALELYLPLIVGAKIVLVSSEVAADGSQLLKLLINSGVTMMQATPATWRMLLAAGWEGTPQLKILCGGEALTKELRERIKHRSASVWNVYGPTETTIWSTIHNVSDQDVERAKDATELIGKPIGNTQIYILDSYLHPVPIGVAGELHIGGVGVARGYLNRSDLTQEKFIPNPFSNDPSSRLYKTGDLTRYLANGNIEYLGRIDNQVKIRGFRIELGEIEAILAQHPSIQTAVVIVWEDTLDKKRLVAYLVANQLPAPSSGELSYFLKQKLPDYMVPSAFVFLETLPLTPNGKINRRALPAPDQQDLEETFVAPQDDLELQLVRIWEKVLGVQPIGIQNNFFELGGHSLLAVHLLAQIEKTFGKNLPLPTLLQAPTVEQLANIIRSQGWSPPKELLVPLKSGNDQPPLFCIYGILLYYPLAHSLNSDRPVYGIYLQEEVDLLKEDKLEQQLTVLSSIPKLAKLYIKQIKTVQPVGPYYLAGESFGGLVAFEMAHQLLEEGEKVDLLAMFDTNAPVNRKRSLSLKRVLLHLENISKEGFTYLLQKGKRRIASTKDKLLNTFDRTFIKLTQAGEQSNFDNIEKFVTKDIRQRVRNQAVENYVVRPYPGKVLLFRAMDKTKLELLDSDSKLGWGEVIVGGLEVHNVPGDHISILKEPNVQVMAAKLRDYLEDTSS; from the coding sequence ATGAATCAAAAAAAAAATCAATCCTTTTATCCTCTATCTCAAGGTCAAAAAGCTCTATGGTTTCTCTACCAAACAAGTCCAAAAAGCCTGGCATATAACATTTTTAATACGATAGAGATCAAATCAAGTTTAAATATAGAATTATTTAAATCAACTTGGCAGCTTATAATTAATCGTCACCCTATTTTACGAACTACATATACTAATTATGAAGGAGAACCAGTTCAACAAATTCAAGATCACAAAGAAGTTAATATTAAAATACTGGATGCTAATAGCTGGAGTAATTCTTTTTTGGAAGAACAAATACTATTTGAGGTTGACCGTCCTTTTGATTTAGAAAAAGGCTCAATTTATCGTATAGTCTTGTTTAAGTGTAATTCAAGAAAACACATTCTTTTGCTGGCAATGCATCACATTGCAGGCGATATGCGCTCTTTCGATATACTAATTAATGAATTTAAAATTCTATATGGTAGCGAAACAGATAGTGATCTTAATAAAAATTTAGACTATAGAGAATATGGACTTTGGCAAACAGAATTACTCAGATCTTTTCGCGGGGAAGAACTGGAAAAATATTGGCAAAAAAAACTAAAATATACATCAAAAAATTTAGAAATACCAATAGATAAACCGCGCCCTTTAGTACAAACGTACAATGGTAAGTCTCATTTTTATAAGCCTACTGAAAAACTTATATTAGACATTCAAGCACTAGCGAAAGCGGAGAAAGTAACTGTTTACACAATTTTGGTTTCTGCTTTGCAAATACTACTTTATCGCTACTCTAGTCAAGAAGATATTATCTTAGGAATTCCTATGGATAATCGTACAGAGGAGCAGTTTCACCAAACTGTTGGTTATTTTGCCAACCCGGTAGTATTGGCAAGCAATTTTTCAGAAGATCTTATAGTTAAAGAACTTATCATCCAAAACCGATTGGCAATCTTAGAGGCAAAAACTTATAAAGCTTATCCATTTCCTCTTTTAGTCCAAAAACTTGCGCCTGAGCGAGATCTCAACCATTCGCCTATATTTCAATTTTCTTGTAGCTCACAAAAACAACGTTGGTGTGAACCTGTAAATAATTCATTAATCGAAGAAACCAAACTCCAAATGGAGCCATACATCCTAGGACATCAACGAGGAGCAGCTTTTGATCTGGATATGATGGTAATCCAGGCTGGAGAAATCATCCAGATATGTTGGCAATACAACAGCGATCTGTTTCATGCCACGACCATCGCTCGTATGGTTGAACATTTTCAAACTTTGCTAGAAGCTATTGTAGCTAACCCTGAGCAGAAAGTTTCACAATTACCGCTATTAACAGCAGCCGAACAGCATCAATTATTAGTGGCATGGAATGATACCAAGATTGAATACCCTGAAGATGCGTTCATTCATCACTTGTTTGCAGAACAGGTTTCTCGATCCCCCTCTGCTGTAGCGGTAGTATTTCAAGGAGAAAAGTTAACTTATCGAGAGTTGAATGCGAAGGCGAATAAGCTGGCACATTACTTGCAAAAATTGGGTGTTGAACCAGAAATTTTGGTTGGAATCTGCATGGAACGTTCCTTAGAAATGCTGGTGGGGCTATTGGCGATTCTCAAAGCAGGTGGTGCATATGTACCGCTCGATCCAAGATATCCACAAGAACGCTTGGCACATATGTTAGAAGATTCTCAAGTTTCAGTACTCCTGAGTCAGGAGAAATTTGTTGCCCAAATTTCCGAACATCAAGCGCATATAGTATGTCTAGATACAAATTGGAACGAAATCGACCAAGAAAGCCCAGATGAGCCTGTAAGTAGTGTAAAGCCAGATAATTTAGCTTATATCCTTTACACCTCCGGTTCCACAGGCAAGCCAAAAGGCGTACAAATTTGCCACCAATCTTTAACAAACTTCCTCAATTCCATGCGCCTGAAGCCAGGAATAACAGATAAAGACACTTTGCTAGCAGTTACAACTATATCTTTTGATATTGCCGCATTAGAACTTTATCTGCCGTTAATTGTGGGCGCAAAAATTGTTTTAGTGAGTAGTGAAGTTGCAGCAGATGGCTCGCAACTGTTGAAGTTGTTAATCAATTCAGGTGTAACGATGATGCAAGCAACGCCAGCCACCTGGCGGATGCTTTTGGCAGCAGGTTGGGAAGGTACTCCACAACTAAAAATACTTTGTGGTGGAGAAGCTTTAACCAAAGAATTAAGAGAGCGCATCAAACATCGCAGCGCTTCTGTATGGAATGTTTACGGCCCTACTGAAACCACCATCTGGTCTACTATTCATAACGTAAGTGACCAGGATGTCGAACGCGCTAAAGATGCCACAGAATTGATCGGAAAACCTATTGGCAACACCCAGATATATATTCTAGATTCATATCTCCACCCCGTGCCTATCGGCGTTGCCGGGGAACTGCACATCGGTGGTGTTGGCGTTGCTCGAGGATATCTCAACCGTTCTGATCTAACTCAAGAGAAATTCATCCCTAACCCCTTTAGTAACGATCCTAGTTCTCGCCTCTACAAAACTGGAGACTTAACTCGCTATTTAGCGAACGGTAATATCGAATATCTAGGTCGTATTGACAATCAGGTTAAAATCCGTGGCTTCCGCATAGAACTAGGCGAAATTGAGGCGATCTTGGCTCAACACCCGTCTATACAAACCGCCGTGGTAATAGTTTGGGAAGATACATTAGATAAGAAACGTTTAGTAGCTTACCTGGTTGCCAATCAGTTGCCTGCCCCAAGCAGTGGCGAACTGAGTTATTTTCTCAAGCAGAAACTACCAGATTATATGGTTCCCTCAGCTTTTGTATTCCTGGAAACTCTGCCACTAACGCCTAATGGAAAAATAAACCGTCGCGCTCTCCCAGCCCCTGATCAGCAAGATCTAGAAGAAACATTTGTGGCTCCCCAAGATGATTTAGAACTTCAGCTTGTGCGAATTTGGGAAAAAGTCTTAGGTGTTCAGCCTATTGGCATTCAGAATAATTTCTTTGAACTTGGAGGGCATTCACTGCTAGCCGTACACTTGTTAGCGCAAATTGAAAAGACTTTCGGCAAAAACTTACCCCTGCCTACTCTCCTCCAAGCTCCCACAGTAGAACAACTAGCCAATATTATCCGTTCTCAGGGGTGGTCACCACCTAAAGAATTATTAGTACCCCTTAAGTCTGGTAACGATCAACCACCTCTATTCTGTATTTACGGAATCTTACTTTACTATCCTTTGGCACATTCTCTCAATTCAGACAGACCGGTGTATGGGATATATTTACAGGAGGAAGTAGATTTACTCAAAGAAGATAAACTAGAACAACAACTAACTGTTTTAAGCAGCATCCCTAAGTTAGCAAAGCTCTATATTAAACAAATAAAAACAGTTCAGCCTGTAGGACCTTATTATTTGGCTGGCGAATCATTTGGAGGATTAGTAGCTTTTGAGATGGCTCACCAATTACTCGAGGAAGGTGAGAAAGTAGATCTTTTAGCTATGTTTGATACTAATGCTCCAGTTAACAGAAAAAGATCGCTATCGCTTAAGCGTGTTTTGCTTCATTTAGAAAATATATCAAAAGAAGGATTTACTTATCTTCTTCAAAAAGGAAAGAGGAGGATTGCTTCAACTAAGGATAAACTTTTGAATACATTTGACAGGACTTTTATAAAGTTGACGCAAGCGGGCGAACAGAGCAATTTTGACAATATAGAGAAATTTGTTACCAAAGATATTCGCCAGCGGGTTAGGAATCAGGCAGTGGAAAATTATGTAGTACGCCCTTATCCTGGAAAGGTACTTTTATTTCGGGCTATGGATAAAACTAAACTGGAACTACTTGACAGTGATTCTAAATTGGGGTGGGGCGAGGTCATTGTTGGAGGATTGGAGGTACACAATGTTCCCGGCGACCACATTAGCATACTTAAAGAGCCGAATGTACAGGTGATGGCGGCTAAGTTGAGAGATTATTTAGAAGATACATCGTCCTGA
- the ltrA gene encoding group II intron reverse transcriptase/maturase — protein MSKTLNNQTVEWNKVDWRKLEIRVYKLQKRIFKASSRGDVKAVRRLQKTLMRSWSGKMLSVRRVTQDNQGKKTAGVDGVKSLTPVERLALVKKLALKGKAKPTRRVWIDKPGTDEKRPLGIPTMYDRALQALVKLALEPEWEAYFEPNSYGFRPGRSCHDAVGAIFNAIKHKAKYVLDADIAKCFDRINHKELLKKLNTFPTLKRQIGAWLKSGVMDGKQLFPTSEGTPQGGVISPLLANIALHGMEERIKQFIETIPDKGKSKRDRRKSLSLIRYADDFVILHEDLTVVQRCKEIISEWLTGMGLELKPSKTRLAHTLYKHDGQSAGFNFLGFNIRQYPVGKYNTGCNTNGEPLGFKTFIKPSKEKIKIHYDRIVEVIEKHKTAPQVALITNLNPIIRGWANYYQAVVSKEIFSALNGKVYRKLKSWAERRHPKKSGKWVMEKYWQSIGGDNWVFATRQEGENPMRLIKHDAIEIIRHVKVKSDASPYDGNLVYWSTRMGKNPEVPKNVATLLKTQKGKCTHCKLHFTEQSVWEIDHIIPKSKGGKDEYKNMQLLHRHCHDKKTASDGSLGTKSGCNSAKPKSTSKFSHLNYSEVWNKGIKGEEMTPEEQEYFRLLAN, from the coding sequence ATGTCTAAAACGCTGAACAATCAGACGGTGGAATGGAACAAAGTGGACTGGCGCAAGCTAGAAATCCGAGTTTATAAGCTTCAAAAGAGAATATTCAAAGCCTCTAGTCGTGGTGATGTTAAAGCAGTTCGCAGACTCCAAAAGACTTTGATGAGGTCTTGGTCAGGGAAGATGCTGTCGGTACGTCGTGTGACACAAGATAACCAGGGCAAGAAAACGGCTGGGGTGGACGGGGTTAAATCTTTAACACCCGTAGAAAGGCTGGCACTGGTTAAGAAACTTGCGCTAAAGGGGAAAGCCAAACCCACAAGAAGGGTTTGGATAGACAAACCAGGAACGGACGAAAAGCGTCCTCTTGGTATTCCCACGATGTACGACAGGGCACTTCAGGCGTTAGTAAAACTAGCACTTGAACCGGAGTGGGAAGCGTATTTTGAACCCAACTCCTATGGATTCCGACCAGGACGCTCATGCCATGATGCAGTCGGAGCAATCTTTAATGCAATTAAACATAAAGCCAAATACGTGCTTGATGCCGACATTGCTAAATGTTTCGACAGAATTAACCACAAGGAACTACTCAAAAAGCTAAACACATTCCCAACCTTAAAACGCCAAATAGGAGCATGGCTCAAATCGGGAGTGATGGACGGCAAGCAGTTATTCCCCACATCTGAGGGTACGCCACAAGGCGGAGTCATTTCTCCGCTATTGGCAAATATTGCCCTTCACGGGATGGAAGAACGGATTAAGCAGTTTATTGAAACAATTCCCGATAAAGGGAAAAGCAAGAGAGATAGAAGAAAATCACTCAGCCTAATCCGCTACGCCGATGATTTCGTGATACTGCACGAAGACTTAACCGTTGTCCAAAGATGTAAAGAGATTATCTCTGAGTGGTTAACTGGCATGGGTCTTGAATTGAAACCAAGTAAAACACGCCTTGCCCACACGCTATATAAACATGACGGGCAAAGCGCAGGGTTTAACTTCCTAGGATTCAATATTAGGCAGTATCCGGTAGGAAAATACAACACAGGTTGTAATACCAATGGAGAACCACTTGGATTCAAGACTTTCATCAAACCCAGCAAAGAAAAGATAAAAATACACTATGACCGGATTGTAGAGGTAATAGAAAAACATAAAACAGCCCCACAAGTTGCGCTAATAACCAACTTGAACCCAATAATTAGGGGGTGGGCTAACTACTACCAAGCAGTCGTTAGTAAAGAGATATTCTCGGCACTTAACGGAAAAGTGTACAGAAAATTAAAAAGCTGGGCAGAACGCCGCCACCCTAAAAAATCAGGTAAATGGGTGATGGAGAAATACTGGCAATCCATAGGCGGAGATAACTGGGTATTCGCAACCAGGCAAGAAGGGGAAAACCCCATGCGGTTAATAAAACATGACGCTATTGAAATAATCCGTCATGTGAAAGTTAAAAGCGATGCCAGTCCTTATGATGGCAACCTAGTTTACTGGAGCACAAGAATGGGTAAAAACCCTGAAGTACCTAAGAATGTGGCAACACTTCTGAAGACACAAAAAGGGAAATGTACCCACTGCAAACTGCATTTTACAGAACAATCGGTGTGGGAAATTGACCATATCATCCCTAAGTCGAAAGGCGGAAAAGATGAGTATAAGAATATGCAATTACTTCATCGTCATTGCCACGATAAAAAGACTGCTAGTGATGGTAGTCTCGGTACAAAATCTGGCTGCAATAGTGCCAAACCAAAATCCACTTCTAAGTTTTCTCACCTTAATTACAGCGAAGTCTGGAATAAAGGAATAAAAGGGGAAGAAATGACCCCGGAAGAACAAGAATACTTTCGGTTGTTAGCAAACTAG
- a CDS encoding DUF547 domain-containing protein, with the protein MVLYYDPPTSEKLEQALAMIDFALWDSLLHKYVDKLGRVDYHAWKQQQPQTLANWLSTLESLEDITSQLTHNQQLALWINLYNAFTISTILERYPLASIRPVVLGIPNWIAFLWFFQRRVYRFSNQTYSLGQIENQKLRSPAGALALSHLQEPRIHFALVCASVGCPLLRNEAYTPEKVIEQLDSDAERFINNPDKVRYDAQTQTLYCSKIFKWYRQDFLKVADSIPDYIRSYLKPNTPLSASTSIIYLDYDWSLNQRISS; encoded by the coding sequence ATGGTTTTGTACTATGACCCACCTACTTCTGAAAAATTAGAACAAGCATTAGCGATGATTGATTTTGCCCTATGGGATAGCTTGCTGCACAAGTATGTTGATAAACTCGGTCGAGTCGATTATCATGCCTGGAAACAACAGCAGCCTCAGACGTTAGCAAATTGGCTATCTACTCTAGAATCACTAGAAGACATCACCTCCCAATTGACTCATAATCAGCAATTAGCTTTGTGGATCAATCTCTACAACGCATTTACAATTTCTACAATTCTAGAACGCTATCCTCTGGCTTCAATTCGACCTGTAGTGCTAGGAATTCCCAACTGGATTGCGTTTTTGTGGTTCTTTCAAAGGCGCGTATACCGCTTCTCAAATCAAACTTATAGTCTGGGTCAAATTGAGAACCAAAAGCTGCGAAGCCCTGCGGGCGCGCTAGCGCTATCGCACTTACAAGAGCCACGCATTCATTTTGCTCTCGTTTGTGCCTCTGTTGGTTGTCCGCTACTACGAAATGAGGCTTACACGCCTGAAAAAGTCATTGAGCAACTTGATTCAGATGCAGAGCGATTTATCAACAATCCTGATAAAGTTCGTTACGATGCTCAGACTCAAACGCTCTACTGTAGCAAGATTTTCAAATGGTATCGGCAGGACTTTCTCAAGGTCGCTGATTCAATTCCAGACTATATTCGTTCTTATCTCAAACCCAATACACCCTTAAGTGCCTCGACATCTATTATTTATCTTGACTACGACTGGAGCCTAAATCAACGGATATCTTCATAA